The genome window ACCGGACTTGCATGAAATCTCCACATGATGATGAATTTTGGCTAAGCGGCAAATACTTAGAAATTGAGGCTAACAAAAAGATTGTATTTACTCATATTTGGGATGATGAGAGCCAAGAGCATAAACACGAGACTCTTGTCACTGTTACATTTGCAAAAGACGGTGATCGGACAATATTGACTCTATTGCAAGAAAATTTCGCATCGGAAGGATCTAAAGAAGGACATAGACAAGGTTGGTTGGAAACCCTTGATAACCTATCTCATTTTATAGAAAAT of Leptospira sp. GIMC2001 contains these proteins:
- a CDS encoding SRPBCC family protein — its product is MNDNRLLITREFAAPIELVFKAWTDTEQIKLWSCPKGFSIPFSEGEVVINGNYRTCMKSPHDDEFWLSGKYLEIEANKKIVFTHIWDDESQEHKHETLVTVTFAKDGDRTILTLLQENFASEGSKEGHRQGWLETLDNLSHFIENELKIRMVPENSKS